Part of the Musa acuminata AAA Group cultivar baxijiao chromosome BXJ3-10, Cavendish_Baxijiao_AAA, whole genome shotgun sequence genome, ATAGTTAAAGCCTGTCACTGATTTCATTAGGATCATAAAAAAGGTACGACAAGAAAAAAAGGGACAGAAGAGAGGAAAAAGAGGAGAGATAAATAAGGAACTTAAGAAAGCATGACACAATGGGAACAGTCAATCCCAACTAAGGTACAACAGATAATAGACTGGGTTGAGCCTTGCTGTTATGCTTATATTTCAGAGTAGTGTCACTCACGATATCTGCAAATCTAAATTTGTTGTTATTCTCTCTCTTAGTGAAGAATTTCATATATTTTCTGATTGTTTAGAGTGACCATGTAGAATACTATTTTGTCTCATTTTATGCAGTAACTGAGAGGGAATTTTTCAATCTTTGATATTAATCTCTACCACTAGAAACTGCTTATAGTTTGAGTTTTGTTccaaaatttttttatcatttcactATTGAACTTAGAACCATTCTTCAATGTACATTGTGCAGCTACTTTTAAGACCGATTCTTGATGGCCAAGCAGTCCTGTATTCATTTGAATCAACTCCTGAGATCAGAATAGGTGTTGCATTTGGAAGCGGTGGTAGCCAAACACTTCCAGCTACAGAGCTGCCTGGTGTTCCATCTTGGTTGGTATGTTCCTCTATTTTTCTCGGTGTGAATGATAATGCTATGTGGATTTGTTAGAATTTAAGTTGTCTTTGACACAAATGCTGTGTGTTCAATTCGGTATATACATGTCATGACCTATTTGCTGCACAATCCTTCTATTACTAGGTCAAGCTATTCACAGAAACCATAGCTAAAATAATGGTTGAGCCTCGCCGTCATTGTTACTCTTTGCCGCCAGTGGATCTACGGAAGAAAGCCACTGGAGGTTTACTTTCAGTTACTGTAGTTTCAGCCAGTAATTTAGGCAGGAATAACTTGAAAAGCAGCACCTCAGGAACCCGACAAAGCACTATTGTAAGCAGCCATTTGTCAGGGAACTTGGGGAAAAAGGCTTTGAAGACATTTGTTGAAGTAGAAGTTGGTGATCTAACAAGAAGAACAAGTGTTAGTGAAGGGTTAAATCCCAGATGGGATGCTACCTTTAATATGATATTACATGGAGAAACTGGAATTCTCAAATTTCATCTCTATGAATGGGATCAAAGTGGTGTTAGGTTAAATTACTTAACCAGCTGTGAGATAAAGGTACCAGCAGTGAAAAATATTTTCACTTTATTCATTAGTTTTCTTTAcactattttttaatatttattaagcaACTTTCTACAATGATGATTGTCGGCAGATGAAGTATGTCGCAGATGATTCTACAGTATTTTGGGCAATAGGGCATAGATCTGGTGTAGTGGCAAAACAAGCTGAGAATTGTGGGAAAGAAGTAGAGATGACTATTCCGTTTGAAGAAGCTAATCTAGGGGAGGTACaatattctttttgatatttttggTCTGCTTGTAATTAATTACACAATATTCTTGTATATGATTTCTAATTTCTTTATACTTGGCAAAATTAGTATGATGAATCTCTGTTTCTTTGTATATGAGTTACAGTTGCTCCATGTAAACTTGTGTACATTATTACTGCATTATATGCTCCAATATGATTCTATCAATATCATGATACACCTATTCTTCCATACAAATGTTGCACTAGTAACATATTTTGTGAATGTTATCAGGAAGTTgggagattttgtattcctacTTTTAAGAAGCAACATTAATTTTAGTCGTCTATATAAGAATTTCttactaaatgacttcaaaagttTGTTTGATGGAATTTAGTTATCTTCAAAGAGCTTGACTGAATAAGCCATGGTGTCTTATTTCACAAGAACAACAACGATGGTCAAACTAAAAATTAGTATGTTTTTTAATCATTGTTAGTGTAGTTTAATTGGACCGTGATTGTATTTCTTCTTGCCCGGGTAATCCTAAATGATTAACCTcatttctcaagcacatataactTTTGATCTCTCAGTTTCCATCACCTTAAATTGTATTTTTTTATATTGCTGTTGAATTATGCACTGTCATATTCACTATCAAAAATATGCACTTGTAAGCAGAAATGCTTATACGAAAACCCCTCTCTGTTTTAGAATTGCAAGCATTTTTCTTGTTCCCAATTTACATCTCTATAAAAACATTGGATTGTTAACTGTTCgtgttcattttattttattgctcTAGCAATGCCATATCTGACTTGCTATGGTTCTCTTTAATTCACAGTTGACAGTGAGGCTTATTCTTAAAGAATGGCAATTTTCAGATGGTTCTGTAAGCTTGAGTAACTCTACCAACAGTGCAGCACAACTGTTGATGTATAATTCACATAATCTTCAGTTGAGAACAGGAAGGAAGCTCAAAGTAACTGTAGTAGAAGGACGGAGCCTGTCTACAAAAGATAAATCTGGAAAATGTGACCCCTATGTTAAGCTTCAATATGGAAAGGTTGGCTGCTATGTTGTTAATCTTTGATCTTCATCTACATTTTTCTTTTCACTTTTGCTTTATTTCAAAGATATAGCAGCACGTGATAGATATTTTTGCTTCTGTGTCTACCTTATTGTTCTAACAGAAAATGGTATCTTTGTAGGCTTTTTATCGAACAAAAATTATTTCTCATACTTCAGATCCAGTGTGGAAGCACATatttgaatttgatgaaataGGAGGTGGTGAATATCTCAAAATCAAATGTTATAGTGCAGATATATTTGGAGATGAGAACATTGGATGTGCACGGGTGAACCTAGAAGGAATTTCAGAAGGTTCATGCAGGGATATCTGGGTGCCTCTTGAGAAAGTGAACTCTGGAGAGTTGAGGTTCCAAATAGAAGTAGTAAAGAATGAGGACAATGAAAGCTTGAAAGTATGTGGCTAATTGACTCTTGGTTGATATTTTAGTTGCAAAAAGCATATAGCTCACTGCTTTTTCTGCTATTAACTTTTAAAATGAGTGGATATACTTGCAATTTTTACCGGGTCTCATCGTTATTTAGGGCATTCCATTTTGTGAATATTGATGTTCATCGTTATTTAGTTTCTCATGTGTTACTAGCTCACTTAAACCATTTGCAGAATTTAGGAATGAAACAGGGATCTGGCTGGATTGAACTAGTACTAGTTGAAGCTAAAGATCTAGTTGCTGCTGATATAAGAGGAACCAGTGACCCTTATGTGAGGGTACATTATGGGAACATTAAGAAACGAACGAAGGTCAGGCAACCATTCTACTATTCTGACATTGACATGACagatcttttattctttttaatgTTCTTTCATGCAATCTGCAGGTGGACATGATTAATGTTTCTATAAAGGAATTTTAATTGATTGGTGAAAACATGGATCTATTCTCAGCATTAAATTTTGTTGAAGGCAATGTTTTTAGTCAAATAAACAGCCATCATAACTCTTTTGTTGTCACTAATAAAGTTCTATTAGTTTTTCTTCTCTCATTCTCTCTCTTCACATAATAAATCCTAATTGACTCATGTCATTTAGCCAATGCATGTATATCTTTTAAAACCATTTTCTATTACTTTATCCTTGATCAAGAGTTAGCCTTAAGTTGACAGAGATTGTGTGCTATTTGTGGCCTAAAATTGCTTTCATCATAAAACTTCACAAAATTTTTAACAATTCAAATAAAACAATTCCTGTATTTGTATGCAGTTCTTGTTAGAATGATAAGCACCCCGTGGTTGGGATTTTCTAATATCATCAGCTTTGTATATGCACCTGTGGTCTGTGATGGCCTTGTAGAGCAATTTTCTTAGGTTCTTCTACCAAAACTTCAGGTAACTTAGATGAGTGCTCTAGCTAAACTCAGGAAGAGGCACAGTTATGGCAAATTAGCCCTTTGATTCCTTTAACAGATGACTAGGGATGGTTATTCACTAGCCACCGTGATAATATATAATCTAGGCTATTTGCTTTAATTAAATGTGAAATATTCCTAGCTATGCAATGtttataaaatctacatgaaTCACTTGATATCATATTCAACCTGTTCTATGAAGCTCAAAAATTACTTCATTTGTATGCAGTTTACGGTTGTCATCAGTTAACTTCTTGACATGATGTGCATCTTTGACACATATGGTCTTGCTTTTAAAGTTCTTTGAATGTAACTGAAAAGAAGTGTATATTTTTAGTTGTTTCTCAACTAATCATAGTTGGAGCATAAGTTATTAATACTTGTACTCAATGTGCAGGTCATTTACAAAACACTGGTTCCCCAATGGAACCAAACCTTAGAGTTTCCGGACAATGGCAGTCCCATGATTTTACATGTGAAGGATCATAATGCTGTACTGCCCACATCTAGCATAGGTCATTGCACAGTGGAATATGAAGCCTTGCCTCCAAATCAAACAGCTGACAAGTGGATTCCTCTCCAAGGTGTAAAGAGTGGGGAGATCCATGTACGAATAACAAGAAAAATTCCAGATCTGCAGAAGAAATCCAACTTAGATACTGTTGTGTCTTCATTAAGCAAAGCACATAAGATATCCACGCAGGTAAGCTGTTCTGTTGGAGTTCTAAAGGCTACTTATTCGTTATTCTTTTTCCTAGGAGAATCATAATTGAGATTTCATTGCATATTTGCATGATTAGTGAAAGATCAGCTGTGAAGTATAATCATCCATCTTTGACCTATATAATAGAACATCCATATGCTGGATGCAGTGGAATCTAATCAAGGTGAGAAAGTGACGTAGAATTGGACTGTTAGCCCCAGTCTGCTCATTTATGTAGTATAATATCAGTAATCTAGGATTCAGTTTGAGGGTTTAATGAAGTTTCACATTGAATGTTCATGACCTAGGCTCCGATTTAAGAGTTCAATGAAGGGCTGCATAAGATGTTCGGTTTAACTTCttgcaaataaataaaaaattgaatTATTACATGTTTCGATGTTGCCATCAACTGGTAGCCAAGCTCATATATAGGAAGAGGGAGCTTTGTGGTACTATATAAGAATCAGCTTTTCAGTTCTCACTTTGAATTAATGTGTAGATTAGTATCTGGTCATAACTGAGAAAAATGTTGTGTACATTGACTCTCACTAGATCATGTAGCGGTGGGAATCTTGTGCGCTGAGTTTACTCTTTTTATGTTAGAACTGAAGTTTTGCTAGGTTTACATATAAAATGACTTGACCAAACCCCTTTTTTGGGTGTATTTGAGACATGAATGTCTCTGTGGAcacatttgttcccgcagaaaagTAGAGATGGATTTTGCTTCCGCTTAGAATAAGAGAATTTTTCCTCTCAACTTTATAATCACATAGATATGGATGATTAACGTGGATATTGTCAAAGATGTAATACAACTTTTGTCAATTCTCAATTTGTCTTCCATGTAGTctattcttctattcttctctataTCCTAAAAGTCAAAGGTTAAGAGGAAAAGATTTTTCTCCTCCTAAGAATAGTAATGTTCATCTCTCTATATATTATGTTTGTACATGTAAACATGCACGTGTTTGCTTCTTTGCATGTGTTGTATATTGGAAATTAGCTTTTGTAGCttgaagcttttttttttatatacgaATAAACATAAATGTTATGAAGTTTTAGATTATGAGGCATTTCTTGTGCTGGCTGGTCTTGTGCCTTTGTGAAACATATTCCATGCgtaaaacatattttttttcttttttcttttttggttttcaTGTGTGATATTAACTGCTAAAGTACAATAAATATAGATCAGAGACATCTTAAAGAAGTTTCAAGGCCTGATTGAGGATGGCGATCTAGAGGGGTTATCACTGGCTTTAAGTGAAGTAGAAAGTGCTGAAGATGAACAGGAGGAATACATGATTCAACTTCAAAGAGAAAAGACACTATTGATCAACAAAATAAGCGAACTTGGCCACGAAATCAGTAGAACATCCTCTGCTCCAACCAAGATGTCATACTGAAACTCGAACATGTTTTGCCAAGTTGCTTATTTTGTTCCTGCCACGCACTATATTTCGGCCAACAGACTCAACACTTCCTTGACTACAAGCTGTAAATGAACAGAAGCATAGTACACAAGAAAAAGGGGATACTCAAGAAGTTACATGATAATATGTGGCTAGCTGCTTACTTTTCCTTCGATCATAGCTAGATTTTAATTGGAAATACTATTTAGAAACAAGCCAACATTTTAATTGTCCTATTTGTAAGGACTGTTTACCATGTCATTCATTGTAAAATATGTGATGTGGAAAACTTGCTTCCAGAACTGTGATTATTATTTGGTTGCATAACATGAAGAGTTCATGATAGATCTGTTTGCTCTGTATTCTTTGGAATGAAACACTTGCATCGATCAGTCTGCCTCATTCTCCATACAGGAAATGTTGTGGTTTTCTTTCGAAAGATAAAATGGTAAAGACCGATTTTGAtctcaagattttgtttgataaatTCTCTACTTGTCAAGCTAGCTAATTTATTCGATATGGCCTGATATCCGAATTCGTATGTGTAGAAGTAATCTTTCATCCTTCAAAGTGTCACCTTTTCTTTCGTTATGGATCGATCTCAAGAACGTGAGATGAAGGATGACTGAATAATATGACATGCGAGGCGCAGTTAAAGCTTCGATGCACGTGCGATTAGCGAATGCGAGAATTATCCCTCCAGTAACTGATCTCCCGATAGGGTAAAAGCCTGCCGCCATTGTGTCCCCAAGTCCCACTATTAATAGCCCGATTGCCAGCCAACGTTCCACAGACATCCCTACACCCGAGAGCCGAAGACCGCGGCATGCCTCCCGCAGCACGAGCTGGCCAACCCGAGCGGCCATTTCCCCCTAACTCGCCCTCTGTCCTCTTCCTCACCGGATCGTGTCTCCCCTGCGTGAGACAGCAATGGACGAGGCAAGACGTGGGGGTGGGCGGCGCGGTGAAAGGTTGAAGAACGTGTACAAGTAAGTCTCACCTCGTTTGTAAGTCGTCGTCGTCTTCCCCTCTCTCGGCCACCACCGCTTCTGTCGCGCAACAGCGACACCCCGTTATCACATACGCTCGTGCCCCGAAGGTGATACACACCAGCCCCTCCAGCTCCATGGAACTCGTGCAGAAGCTTACCGGGCTTCCCCGCGCTCCGCTGCCCGCCACCGTGAACAGAGTACAGGTAGCGACAATTTACATCGTGACGGCAGCGATTCCACAGTGCTTCAGAACTGATGGGCGCAGCTGCTTGAGCCATGAGAGCATGTCGTGGAAGAAGTTGCATGGCGATAGCTACTCGTCTTCCTGGTCGCATGCAACGGCACTCCCTATTTATATCGGGAGTGCCGTATTTATCATACCGTATTCTAACACTTGAAGGAATTCACCACTTACAACTTTTCTCTGTCTAGAAATTTCATCGATAGAATTATCTAAATTTTCTcccctctttcttctctctctttctctctctctctgaatttttctctttttctcctcctttttgttaTGTAATATATCGAAGGATTTTCTTGGTCGCAAAGCTGGAATCAGATGTTTTCATCAAGATATGTGTAGATGATgagtcaattatatatatatatatatatatatatatatatatatatatatatatatatatatatatatatatatatgatgtgtgAAATCCGTTACATTGCTAAGCACCTGAATTGGGCCTGGTTATGTACAGGCCCATACCGGCCCATGACCGACcgatgtcacatatgtcatcatttTCTGTggttgaagatatatatatatatatatatatatatatatatatatatcctttcgATCAAACGTACACCCCTTAATTATTTGTACTGCTGGCTTGAAATAAGATAAAACTGCTGCCTCCATTTGAAGTAGCCACAGCTGCCATCTGCTGCATCTCTCTAGTATTAACTGCTGACTCCATCCAAGTTGCCTTCTTCCACTTGCCACAGCTGCCGTCTGCTGCATCTCTCTAGTGTGTCATCCGATCGAAACTCGAACGTCGCATCACATCTCTTGACTATTTCATGTCGATGACCATATCATGCCTCTCTCACCGTCGTTTTTGGAGCTTGCTTGGTTTGGTTGATGAGAGCGTGTGGTGGAGCGTTGCAAATGGGGTTGTAGGAGATCCAGGAGAGAGCCCCGccaaaatctatgatgttaaaagttgttagattttggtgagacagAGTGCCCCCATGTTTCTGCCTCCGCCGCAGCCTTTTTAGGACCCTCCACAGGTAATCATATCCAAATGGATGGTGACTTGACAACAGTGTCGTGGGATTTCCCTCTCttcaatctcctcctcctcctcctcctcttcctcccgccTGCCTTGGGACGACAACAGTAAGAAATATTAACAGCCACCCAATTCGTAcactcccaccaccaccaccaccaccaccacctcaccTTTCCCACCGTCATCGCCTCCGTCTTCGCATCGCTCCCACGCTTCTAAGACCCACCCCCACTTTGTCAGACTTATCATTCATGGCAAGAGCAAACAAATGCTAGATTAATGGAGCTTACGCCCTGCACAAATATCCCATCCACATGGAGTGAACTCTAAAGCTTCTACCCTGTTGTATCTATGGATTCGGAACGATTTACAGACCGAGAAAAAGAACATCAAGATCTATCTATGAGCTTAAAGACTGAATCTACTGCAGGTTGTACTGAGGTCATTTAAACGTGCAGATAACGACACCGACACCATTGATTCTTACGTGTAATATGTGGAGGTTTTGCGCGAGAATAATGTCGATCGTCTGCAGCCGTAAATGCCATGTACCTGATGAGAGAAAACGGCTGTTTTTATGACGCCGTACCCCGTGAAGCAGCGCACTCCACATCATACcgtgctgagagagagagagagagcaagtcaTTAGGTGGAGATGGCTGGGGTTATTAGGGAGCAgaagcggagagagagagagagagagagagagagagagaggggttggtGGTGGTAGAGAAAGGGAAAGGTCAGGAGGCACAAAAATAGGGTAGTAGGGGGTACGTACACTGTTGCATGCAGGGGTTGGACATTCGTCCTCCTTTCCATGCACATGAGAGCAAATTGCAGTGGCTCGCAACTCCCCATTAATGTTAATGAAAGTAACCAGTTTTATGATTCACATCTGAACGTGATCTCAAACTCGTGGAAAAAGACAACAGCATGCAGCTTTTACTGCACTCGCCATTTGTTtacatctctctccctctctcccccTCAGTTTCACCCTATTGTACAACGGACTAGTTGCTGTTCCACCATTTCTCACCCTGACAAAGGACACCGATCATAACAAAACTTGATTACCACCAGATCGCTCGCATATATGTGCAATATGTGACATCCATTTGCAGCTTCACAGCAGACCAACACCCAAGACATGTCTCACCACACATACGAAGGGTTGGAGACAAATACCCTAATCAGCTTTTGCAGGGATATTCGAATACGACTTTTATGGcaacctatatatatatttcaccACTATGCATCAGATCGAAACCATTTCTTTTTCCCTGtttgaatcaccgctagagagttaGCCTGACGCCGAACATCCACCGGTTGTGCGCTTTCATAGCCTCGACCACTCGTGCATGTATATAGATAGCATGAATATGTATAAGAAAAATAGATTAGGATTCACGCCACAACGACaacgtgtttctttcttttttctgccGATCCTTAATGTTTGGCTACTGTTATAACTAATCATGCTTCAGACcataggaggaagaggaggaggaagaggaggggagagagagagagagagagagagagagaggacgacaGCAGCTTGACAAAGGGCGGAGATGCCCGAGAGAGGTACAGGGGACAGGTGCTTGACAAACATCCGGCACTGAGAGACAAAAAGAGGACGGAGAAGAAAGATTTCAAATCATGTGAGATGGGCATGGAAAAGCTTCCCCCTCTTTCGCTCTCCCCAGCTACAGGCGCAGCATCCCTCCAGTCTCAACTGTCAGTGATGGAGCAGTAGCTATTCTTAGAAATCTATTACATCTTGTCACCCACCCCCGCTTCCTTTCTTGTCTTACTCCACAGGATAAAAGAGAAATTTTGGTGAGTGGGCGCACCGCACAGCAAGGAGAAGAGCCCACACCTCTCTCGTACTTGTCCTTTTCCATCTCCTCCTTCCTCCTACCCAAGGAAACCATGGACTGATGTTTCTGATGCTCCCCGATCAGGATTAGTCGATGACCATGATTCATGCAATCATCCCCAGATCAGGTCAACTAACCAGTACCGTAAGATGATGGGATTGCCACAACCATTTAAGGTTACATACTGCTCGGACTGGGGAGAATGCAACTCGGAAGAATTACATGAATCCCACAAAAGTAATGCTAATCTAATATCTATATATTATCTTCAGTTGGGTTTGCGAAAGAAAAAGAGAGTTGTCCAAATCGAACTTACTTGTAGTTTAGAATAAAGCAACATGAGAGATTGTTACGGAGGAGAATGCAACTGTCGTTGCAGACTTGTATCTGAAAAGCAACGTAACATCGATGGTCAGGACCTCTCATGTACATGTTCGATGGAAATGCTGTTGTTATTACGAAGATGTTGCCGAGTAAAGCATCGGTTGTGCATGCAATAAACTGTCGGCGAGATCCGAGTTTCCGATAAAACATTAATAGGAGCAAATTAGGGATGAATTTGCAGTGCAACAAGTTGGCCATGATGAGGATTTAGATTGTAGTGGTGGCTCTAATGATGCATAGGTCCAAGTGCTACCACATGACACCCTTTTAA contains:
- the LOC135651753 gene encoding uncharacterized protein LOC135651753 isoform X1, with protein sequence MVKRRWTGFQAKEAAMELLNQMMRDKPLLPFLIPLGLFAWAVERWLVPFSNWVPLAAAVWVTIQYGKFQRRLLVEDMNRRWKQLLLNTAPVTPLEPCEWFNKLLVEVWPNYMEPKLSRTFFSMVEKRLKYRKPKWIEKIELQEFSLGPCPPNLGRNGMQWITSGDQLVMRLGFDWDVNDMSILLLAKLAKPLIGTARIVINSIQIKGDLLLRPILDGQAVLYSFESTPEIRIGVAFGSGGSQTLPATELPGVPSWLVKLFTETIAKIMVEPRRHCYSLPPVDLRKKATGGLLSVTVVSASNLGRNNLKSSTSGTRQSTIVSSHLSGNLGKKALKTFVEVEVGDLTRRTSVSEGLNPRWDATFNMILHGETGILKFHLYEWDQSGVRLNYLTSCEIKMKYVADDSTVFWAIGHRSGVVAKQAENCGKEVEMTIPFEEANLGELTVRLILKEWQFSDGSVSLSNSTNSAAQLLMYNSHNLQLRTGRKLKVTVVEGRSLSTKDKSGKCDPYVKLQYGKAFYRTKIISHTSDPVWKHIFEFDEIGGGEYLKIKCYSADIFGDENIGCARVNLEGISEGSCRDIWVPLEKVNSGELRFQIEVVKNEDNESLKNLGMKQGSGWIELVLVEAKDLVAADIRGTSDPYVRVHYGNIKKRTKVIYKTLVPQWNQTLEFPDNGSPMILHVKDHNAVLPTSSIGHCTVEYEALPPNQTADKWIPLQGVKSGEIHVRITRKIPDLQKKSNLDTVVSSLSKAHKISTQIRDILKKFQGLIEDGDLEGLSLALSEVESAEDEQEEYMIQLQREKTLLINKISELGHEISRTSSAPTKMSY
- the LOC135651753 gene encoding uncharacterized protein LOC135651753 isoform X2, which encodes MVKRRWTGFQAKEAAMELLNQMMRDKPLLPFLIPLGLFAWAVERWLVPFSNWVPLAAAVWVTIQYGKFQRRLLVEDMNRRWKQLLLNTAPVTPLEPCEWFNKLLVEVWPNYMEPKLSRTFFSMVEKRLKYRKPKWIEKIELQEFSLGPCPPNLGRNGMQWITSGDQLVMRLGFDWDVNDMSILLLAKLAKPLIGTARIVINSIQIKGDLLLRPILDGQAVLYSFESTPEIRIGVAFGSGGSQTLPATELPGVPSWLMKYVADDSTVFWAIGHRSGVVAKQAENCGKEVEMTIPFEEANLGELTVRLILKEWQFSDGSVSLSNSTNSAAQLLMYNSHNLQLRTGRKLKVTVVEGRSLSTKDKSGKCDPYVKLQYGKAFYRTKIISHTSDPVWKHIFEFDEIGGGEYLKIKCYSADIFGDENIGCARVNLEGISEGSCRDIWVPLEKVNSGELRFQIEVVKNEDNESLKNLGMKQGSGWIELVLVEAKDLVAADIRGTSDPYVRVHYGNIKKRTKVIYKTLVPQWNQTLEFPDNGSPMILHVKDHNAVLPTSSIGHCTVEYEALPPNQTADKWIPLQGVKSGEIHVRITRKIPDLQKKSNLDTVVSSLSKAHKISTQIRDILKKFQGLIEDGDLEGLSLALSEVESAEDEQEEYMIQLQREKTLLINKISELGHEISRTSSAPTKMSY
- the LOC135651753 gene encoding uncharacterized protein LOC135651753 isoform X3; this encodes MACNGLLQLVMRLGFDWDVNDMSILLLAKLAKPLIGTARIVINSIQIKGDLLLRPILDGQAVLYSFESTPEIRIGVAFGSGGSQTLPATELPGVPSWLVKLFTETIAKIMVEPRRHCYSLPPVDLRKKATGGLLSVTVVSASNLGRNNLKSSTSGTRQSTIVSSHLSGNLGKKALKTFVEVEVGDLTRRTSVSEGLNPRWDATFNMILHGETGILKFHLYEWDQSGVRLNYLTSCEIKMKYVADDSTVFWAIGHRSGVVAKQAENCGKEVEMTIPFEEANLGELTVRLILKEWQFSDGSVSLSNSTNSAAQLLMYNSHNLQLRTGRKLKVTVVEGRSLSTKDKSGKCDPYVKLQYGKAFYRTKIISHTSDPVWKHIFEFDEIGGGEYLKIKCYSADIFGDENIGCARVNLEGISEGSCRDIWVPLEKVNSGELRFQIEVVKNEDNESLKNLGMKQGSGWIELVLVEAKDLVAADIRGTSDPYVRVHYGNIKKRTKVIYKTLVPQWNQTLEFPDNGSPMILHVKDHNAVLPTSSIGHCTVEYEALPPNQTADKWIPLQGVKSGEIHVRITRKIPDLQKKSNLDTVVSSLSKAHKISTQIRDILKKFQGLIEDGDLEGLSLALSEVESAEDEQEEYMIQLQREKTLLINKISELGHEISRTSSAPTKMSY